A section of the Calditrichota bacterium genome encodes:
- a CDS encoding aspartate 1-decarboxylase has product MFREMCKSKIHRARITDANLNYEGSLTIDRLLMQAADLLPNEKVHVLNLNNGTRAETYVIEGEPGSGVVCANGALARHTHPGDLVILLSFAWVPEEEARTFKTKIVHVDERNRVVGPAKASTK; this is encoded by the coding sequence ATGTTTCGTGAGATGTGTAAATCAAAGATCCATCGCGCCCGCATCACGGACGCCAATCTGAACTACGAGGGGAGCTTGACTATCGATCGCCTGCTGATGCAGGCAGCCGACTTGCTTCCCAACGAGAAGGTCCATGTGCTGAACCTCAACAATGGTACCCGAGCCGAGACATACGTGATCGAGGGAGAACCCGGCTCCGGTGTCGTGTGCGCCAATGGTGCTCTTGCCAGGCACACGCATCCTGGTGACCTTGTCATCCTGCTGTCTTTTGCCTGGGTCCCGGAGGAGGAGGCACGCACCTTCAAGACGAAGATTGTGCACGTCGACGAACGCAACCGTGTTGTGGGGCCAGCGAAGGCTTCGACAAAGTAG